The DNA sequence GAAATAATTTTTGGCACAAGCGATCATTATTTGTATGCAATTACAAATTGCGGCAAACTTTTATGGAAATATTGCGCAAAATCTCCTATTACTTCATCACCCGGATTTTATGAGGACAAACCCAAGTTAATTTTATTTGGTACAGATAATGGTTTTCTTAAAGCAGTTAGTATAAATGGAAAGTTTAGGTGGAAATTCAAGACCAAAGGGAAAATTACTGCCAGACCAGTTATATCTGATATTTTTAATGATAAACATAAACGAATTATCGTGGGTTCAACTGATAAATCTTTATATGTTTTAAACAAGTTAGGCAAATTAGACTGGGAATATAAAACTCATGGGGAAATTTTTTCCCATGTAACTATTGGAGATGTTGATAAAGATAAAGATAAAGAAATATTTTTCGGGGCGGGTGATGATAAGATTTATGCATTAGCCCCAAATAGTCAAAAGATTTGGAGTTATGAAACGGATTTTTGGGTAGTAACTTCTCCAATAATAACAGACATTAATGGCGACGGGACAAATGAAATTGTAGTGGGATCATATGATAAATCCGTTTACGTTCTTGAGGGTAAAGGAACATTTGCGCTTAATTATATGCCTGGGTTATCAATAATTGCCAGCCTGCCTGGGCATTTTACCCCATTTATCACTTCACAACCCGGCGAATTAGTTGGCAAGAGATTATGGAAAATCCGGTTAGGCAGTATGGTAACTGGTTTAAATGTTATTGGTTCAAAGAATTTGCCAACTCAAGTAATTGTGAGCACTAAAGGAGGCA is a window from the Candidatus Woesearchaeota archaeon genome containing:
- a CDS encoding PQQ-binding-like beta-propeller repeat protein; this encodes MGILSRLWSRLVILFIGKPPGKIIKKWEFKAGGAILNSATISDIDNDGHMEIIIGTSKGKIFVLSAKGKVKWEGSLKKEISGVNLMFLDEKTVNSIIASPVILKSKGKIIIVACSASGIVKAFHGDGRSFWEFKIQGIIFGTPLCADVNNDGEKEIIFGTSDHYLYAITNCGKLLWKYCAKSPITSSPGFYEDKPKLILFGTDNGFLKAVSINGKFRWKFKTKGKITARPVISDIFNDKHKRIIVGSTDKSLYVLNKLGKLDWEYKTHGEIFSHVTIGDVDKDKDKEIFFGAGDDKIYALAPNSQKIWSYETDFWVVTSPIITDINGDGTNEIVVGSYDKSVYVLEGKGTFALNYMPGLSIIASLPGHFTPFITSQPGELVGKRLWKIRLGSMVTGLNVIGSKNLPTQVIVSTKGGKLYCLGHEK